The sequence below is a genomic window from Nitrospiria bacterium.
CATTATTCCCGTTGTCCTCTCCATGGCCCTTTTTTTTGCCATTGCAATCCAATTGGCCCTAAAAGCCCACAAACGGAAACCGGTTTCAGGAAAAGAAGCTCTTATCGGATTAACCGGATTAGCGGACACCAAAATATTCGAGGATGGAAAAGTATCAATCCATGGAGAGCTGTGGGATGCAGTGAGCCAAACCCCTATACCGAAGGGAGAAGAAGTAGAGGTTTTACAGGTGAATGGTCTGCGGTTACAGGTAAAAAAGCGAATTTAATCGAAGGGAGGTTTATCCAATGTCCCAACTGGGTACTTTAGGCATCATCATCATTGTAATTCTTTTCCTGTATAGCGCCGTTAAGATTCTCCAGGAATACGAAAGAGGGGTAATTTTTATGTTGGGCCGTTTTTGGAAAGTCAAGGGACCCGGATTGATCATCCTCATTCCCCTCATTCAGAGAATGGTCAAAGTCAGCCTTCGATTAATTGTGTTTGATATCCCCCCTCAGGATATAATTACCCGTGACAATGTCTCCGTGAAGGTCAATGCGGTGCTTTATTTCAGAGTGATCGATCCTCAAAGGGCCATTATTGATGTGGAGGATTTCTTTTATGCAACCTCTCAATTGGCCCAAACCACGCTTCGGTCTGTTCTTGGGCAGGCGGAATTGGATGAGCTTTTGGCAGGCAGGGATCGGATCAATCATGAACTTCAGCAAATTTTAGATCGTCAGACCGACCCTTGGGGAATCAAGGTCGCTAACGTAGAGGTAAAACATGTGGATCTTCCCCAGGAAATGCAGCGGGCCATGGCGAAACAAGCCGAAGCGGAACGTGAGCGTCGGGCTAAAATTATCCATTCTGAGGGTGAATTTCAAGCGGCGCAAAGATTATCCGATGCCGCAGCCATTATTTCCACGAATCCAGCCGCCCTAACGCTCCGCTTTTTACAAACCCTCACCGAGGTGGCCGTGGACAAAAATTCCACAGTGGTATTCCCCGTTCCCTTGGATTTAATCACCCCATTTCTGAAAAGAGAAAAAGGAACTTCATCCTAAACGCTCAACGGGTTTGACGGACAGGACTTTGGAAAGATCCACCAATTTCAACAAGACTTCAACTCATTTGAAAAATCCTACTTGGCGAAAAAGCGGGTTTTTTTTCACCCAAACCCTCACAGGGATTTGGGGAAAGCAGGAGATAGGAGTTTTTGCATGAGGCAATTTGCGGTCATTGGGCTTGGACGTTTTGGGTATAGCGTGGCCGAAACCTTAATCAAGAAAGGCTTTGAGGTGCTGGCCATTGATATTGATGAAGCGAAGATTGAATCCGTCAGTGATTTTGCAACCTACGCGGTCCAATGTGATGCGACAGACGAAAAAGCCCTGAAAGCCGTTAGCACCCAAAACGTGGATGTTGCCGTGGTCAGTATCGGTGAAAATATAGAAGCCAGCATTTTAATTGTCATGACCCTGAAAGAATTAGGGGTCAAGGAAATCATTGCAAAAGCCGTGACCCCCACTCAGGGAAAGGTTCTTCAAAATCTGGGAGTAAACCGCGTCATTTATCCTGAGCGGGACGCGGCAATCCGTCTCGCCCACAGCCTCATTGCTCCAAATATTTTAGAACATTTGGAACTATCTCCAGGCTACAGCATCATCGAAATTCCGATTCCCTCCAAACTTGTCGGAAAGCGATTAAAAGACAGCGAAGTTCGAACCCATTTTAATGTGAACATTATTGCCATCCGGAGAATGAATGCTCGACTGGTAAAAGGAAAGGAGGTGGTTGAAGAAGAGGTGAATTTTAATCCCTCTGCAGATGAGACCCTCCATAAAGAGGATATTTTGGTGGTGATTGGAAAAGAAGAAAACCTTGAACGGATCAGCACCCTTCAATAAAAATGGCTTATTTGATCGCTTTAACCATTTCTCGAAGAGTTTTTAAAACCCATTTTTTCTTTGGTGGTCGCAATTGATTTAATAACGCTTGAATGCTCCGATCCAAATCTGTTTTCTCTTTCACTAAGGACACCCTGGACCCAGACGGGCCGCCCTTTTTATCCATACCAGTCAATAGCTAGTCTATGCTCACATTTCCAAATCTGGCAATCTTTAAAAGCAATTCAGGAGAAGGAAACCTCCCCTTCTCGTATCGACAGACATAGTTTTGCTTAACACCGAGCCGTTTCGCAAACCGTTCCTGCGTCATGTTTCCACGAACATCCCTGATCCTGTCACCAATGGTTGCCCTAAATTTTTTTCCCATCGACACTTTCCTTTTTCTGCCCTTTTCCGAGAATAAGTTTTTTTTTATGATAATGATCACACACAGGGTGAGCGGAGTATAAGGGGTCCCTAAACCCTTTGTCAAGATTAGTCAAAAAGAGAAAAACCCCTCAAAGGCCTTTTCCCTTAAGAAATTCCAATACTTCTACCATATCCGGTGGAGGGGGAGAAGAGAACTCTAAAAACTCTTGACTGATTGGGTGTAACAACCCTAAGACCCAGGCATGAAGCATCTGCCGGTGAATTGGGCGCCCTTGGATAAAACGTCCACTGCCCTTCCCGTATAACCGGTCTCCAACAATGGGGTGACGCAACCAAGAAAAGTGTACTCGAATTTGATGGGTCCTCCCCGTCTGGGGAACCACCTCCATTAGGGTTGCTCCTTTCAAAGACTCCAAAACACGGTAACGGGTAATAGCAGGTTTTGGGCTGTTCGTACGGGAAGAAATTTTTTTCCGATGGTACGAGTCTCGGCCAATAGGAAGGCTAATTTCACCGGATTTTTGGTGTGGATTCCCCGCAACCAACGCTAAATATTTTCTACGAATGAAATGACCTTTGAATTGTCTTACCAGGGAAACATAAGCGTCTCTGGTTTTGGCCACAACCATCACACCAGAGGTATCCTTATCTAACCGGTGAACAATGCCAGGCCGTTCTCCCTCACCAATGTCTTTTAAAGAAAAACAGTGATGAAGTAATGCATTGACCAGGGTTCCTCGATCATGCCCAGGTGCAGGATGGACCACCAACCCGGCCGGTTTGTTTAAAACGATCAAATCACCATCTTCATAAAGAATTTCTATCGGAATGGATTCGGCTATTAAATCCAATGAAGCGCTTTTTGGAAGGGTGATTTCAATCTGCTCCGCTTCCCGAAGGCGATAGGAGGGTTTCACCCTATGACCGCTTACCAAAACCCCTCCCGTGCGGATTAATCTTTGAATGGTCGCCCGGGAAAGAGGAATTCCATGAGAAACCAGAAAATGGTCCAGTCGCTGCGAGATTTCCTTTGGGGTAATTATAAAAACGCTTTTTTTCTGGGAAAACATCGGAGTGAAAAAAAATTTAATGGAAGTGAGAGGGCAAAAGGGAGGAAAGAATATGATGAATATTTTTATCGCGATCTTTTCTTTTTTTACTGGAACGCTCTACCTGAGAAAGAAAGGTGCGAATAAACTTATTGTCCGGATCACTTTGGCGAACCACCTCCCATTGGGCCAGGGCATCCTCGATCCGAAATTGACCCAGATAAATGACGCCTAAATCAATACGGGCTTGGAGGTTTTCCGGATTAAGTTCCAAAGCTTTTTTCAGCATGGCCAGGGCATGCTCCTCATCACCGACCATTTTATAAGCCCAACCCAATTCCCTGAGGGTTTCGTCATTGTTAGGAGAAAAAGTTACGGCTTTCCTCCACACTTTAATGGCAGCACGCCAACGGGACTCCCGTGAGTAAATAACCCCCAAAAGGTGGTTTGCGGAAACATGATTACGCTCCAATTCCAAAACCTTTCTTAATGCAGCTTTCGCCCCAGGGAAATTTCCCTGCTCAAATAAAATTTTCCCTTTTAACTCAAAACCTTCCAGATAGGATGGGTCCTCTCCAAGGACTCTTTGGACATATCGAAGGGCCAATTGACGTTGCCCCTTTGTATGATAGGCGGTGGCGACATTAAAGAGAAGGTCAGGAGAAGAGTCTTTAAAAACCCGCTCTAATTTCCGGTAAATAGCCAAAGCCTCATCCACTTTTCCTTGCACCAGGTAAATATTGGCCAGATTAAAATTATTTTGATAATCATGGGCATCCATTTTAAGGGCCTTTTGAACCACCCCGATGGCCGCTTCCACATGCCCAATCTGTAAATAGATATCGGTCAACTCATAATAAGGGGGAAGATAAGAGGGGTCAATGACCATGGCTTGCTGAAGGTATTGGACGGATTTAAGCCAATTCCCTTCATCCAATAGGGCCCCCATCGCCTTATTCATAAACCGTTCGGCTTCACGTGCAACAGGAGATTGGACTTTCCGATGCTTAGGCATTATCCACTTTCTTGAAACAAAAAGTCACGGTCTGCTTTTCCCTTTCCTTTTAAAAAAAGGATCACCAGTAGGGCCAAACCTACACTAATTGAAGAATCCGCAACGTTAAAGGCCGGCCAATGGTACCTTCCTATATAAAAATCTAAAAAATCTACAACCGCCCCTAACCAAATTCGATCGATCAAATTTCCTAACGCTCCCCCAAGGATAAGGGAGAACGCAAGATGGGTTCCCCACGCCTTATCCGGCGACTTTCTAAAAAATAGCCCCAGCAGAATCACTGCTAATATACCGACAATCGTCAAAAAAAGAGTTCTCAAACTACTTTCATGATCGGCAAACAGTCCAAATGCTGCCCCAGGGTTGTGAATATGGGTAAGATTAAAAAACCCTTTAATAATGACATGGGATTGATGAAGTTCCATTGTGCGTTGGATTAAAATTTTAGTGAATTGATCTAAAATAATAATCCCCCCCATAACAATTGTCAAGGTATGGTACTTGCGTTTCAAACCTCAAACCCTTTTGATAAAACAGAAGCGCACCTGGAACATAATGTTGGATGTTTTTTTTCAACCCCAACAGAAGGTAAATACATCCAGCACCGTTCGCATTTCAAGTATACCGACCGTTTGACACGAACCGCAAGACCTTTCATCGTTTCACCGGGAAAAGGCGGGGGCACCTCTTCTTCATGAGTCGTGGAAATGGAATTCTCCGGGAAACCTTTTGAAATTGGAAAAATATTTACGGTGGATACAATGAAAAGTGACGGCATCTCCTTTTCATACTTGCGTAAAAACTCCAACAATTCCTCCTCTGCAAAAAGATCAACCGAGGCTTCCAGCGGATGCCCAATTTCTTTTTTTTGTCGAGCTTTTTCCAAAGCCTTGGATACATCATCGCGAATTTGAAGGAGCTTTTCCCAACGCTCACAAAGATGGGAATCGCCCGTTCCCATATCAGGTTCGGGAAAAAGTGTCAAAAAAACACTAATTTTCCCTTTTTCATCATTTAAAGATTTCCAAATTTCATCCGCTGTAAAGGACAGCACGGGAGCCATTAATTTAGTCAAGGCAACCAATATGTCATACAAGACCTGCTGGGCCGCCCTGCGTTCAATGGATTTTGGTTGTGTTACATAAAGCCGATCCTTTAGGACATCCAAATATACCGAACTTAAATCTACTGCACAAAAATAATTTAAAGCGTGAATCACAATGTGGAATTCATAATCAGAATATCCGCGGCGAACTTTTTTTACCAATTGGTCCAGGCGCTCCAAGGCCCAATGGTCTATTTCAAAAAGAGCATCTGGTCTTACTCGATCTTTTTCAGGATCAAAATCATATAAATTCCCCAATAAGAAACGACAGGTGTTTCGGATTTTTCTGTAGGTTTCCGCCAATTGCAATAGAATTTCGGAGGAGACCCGAACATCCTCCCGAAAATCAGTTGACGCCACCCATAACCTCAAAATTTCGGCACCATATCGGTCGATAACCTCCTGAGGAGCCACGACATTCCCCGCCGATTTGGACATTTTTTTGCCGCTGCCATCCACCACAAACCCATGGGTGAGAACAGCCTGATAAGGCGCTCGCTGATCGGTTTGGAGGGAAGAGAGCAGTGCACTATGAAACCAACCTCTGTGCTGGTCAGAACCTTCCAGATAAAGATCCGCGGGCCATTTTAAATCGTCCCGTCTTTTTAAAACGGCAGCATGGCTGACGCCCGATTCAAACCAAACATCCAAAATGTCATTTTCTTTCTTAAAACGCGTACACTTGCAATGGGGGCAGGAAGTCCCTTTTGGCAACAGATCTTCATCTTTTTTAGAAAACCAAATATCGCTTCCCCCCTCGTGTTCCATTTGGTCCGCAACATAGTTAATTACCTCAGGAGAAACCAGGGCTTTTTCACAACCCAGACATGTAAAAGCAACAATGGGAACACCCCAAACCCTTTGGCGGGAAATACACCAATCAGGGCGATTTTCAATCATTCCAAAAATACGATCCTTTCCCCATTTAGGTACCCATTGAACCCTATCAATTTCCTCCAAAGCCCTTTTACGAAGGTCATTCACGCTCATGGAAATAAACCATTGTTCTGTAGCACGAAAAATTACGGGGTTTTTACACCGCCAACAGTGAGGGTAGGAATGGGAAATGGCCTCTTCTTTAATCAACATCCCCAAATCTTTAAGATGGTCTATAATTTCCGGGTTGGCTTTAAAAACCTTTTTCCCGGCAAAAATCCCCGCCTCCGGCAAAAATTCTCCTCGGTGATTAACCGGTGTGAAAACTTCTAATGCATACCGAAGACCTACCTCATAGTCTTCTTGTCCATGACCCGGAGCGGTATGAACGCACCCGGTTCCTTGTTCCAAAGTTACATGCTCGCCCATTACAAGAGGGACATCCCGGTCCAACCAGGGGTGGCGGCAAATGACCCCTTCCAACTCGCTTCCAGCCCAAATTCCCTCTTTTATCCGAAAATCATTTTTCTTAAATTGAAATGCCTCCATACACGACTCTATTAAATCTTGGGCCAATAGAATTTCTCCAACTGGAGTCTGGACCATTTGATATTGAAATCGAGGGTGAAGTGTAATTGCCATATTTCCCACCAAGGTCCAGGGCGTGGTGGTCCAAATGGCCACATGGGTTCCTCCTTGACCATTGATCGAAAATTTTTCATTGGAAAACTTAACCGGAAATTTTACGAAGATAGAGGGAGAATGGTGTTCCTGATATTCCACTTCGGCTTCAGCCAACGCCGTTTCGTCAAAAGGACACCAAAGAACAGGTTTTTTCCCCTTGTAAACCCCTCCGGCAGCCACCACCTTTCCAAATTCACGGACAATCGACGCTTCATAGGATGGGGCCATGGTCAGATACGGATCTTCCCACTGACCAAATACCCCCAACCGCTTAAATTCTTCCTTTTGAAGATTAACAAATTTCTCGGCATA
It includes:
- a CDS encoding slipin family protein, which translates into the protein MSQLGTLGIIIIVILFLYSAVKILQEYERGVIFMLGRFWKVKGPGLIILIPLIQRMVKVSLRLIVFDIPPQDIITRDNVSVKVNAVLYFRVIDPQRAIIDVEDFFYATSQLAQTTLRSVLGQAELDELLAGRDRINHELQQILDRQTDPWGIKVANVEVKHVDLPQEMQRAMAKQAEAERERRAKIIHSEGEFQAAQRLSDAAAIISTNPAALTLRFLQTLTEVAVDKNSTVVFPVPLDLITPFLKREKGTSS
- a CDS encoding TrkA family potassium uptake protein — encoded protein: MRQFAVIGLGRFGYSVAETLIKKGFEVLAIDIDEAKIESVSDFATYAVQCDATDEKALKAVSTQNVDVAVVSIGENIEASILIVMTLKELGVKEIIAKAVTPTQGKVLQNLGVNRVIYPERDAAIRLAHSLIAPNILEHLELSPGYSIIEIPIPSKLVGKRLKDSEVRTHFNVNIIAIRRMNARLVKGKEVVEEEVNFNPSADETLHKEDILVVIGKEENLERISTLQ
- a CDS encoding helix-turn-helix transcriptional regulator, yielding MGKKFRATIGDRIRDVRGNMTQERFAKRLGVKQNYVCRYEKGRFPSPELLLKIARFGNVSID
- a CDS encoding RluA family pseudouridine synthase, whose amino-acid sequence is MFSQKKSVFIITPKEISQRLDHFLVSHGIPLSRATIQRLIRTGGVLVSGHRVKPSYRLREAEQIEITLPKSASLDLIAESIPIEILYEDGDLIVLNKPAGLVVHPAPGHDRGTLVNALLHHCFSLKDIGEGERPGIVHRLDKDTSGVMVVAKTRDAYVSLVRQFKGHFIRRKYLALVAGNPHQKSGEISLPIGRDSYHRKKISSRTNSPKPAITRYRVLESLKGATLMEVVPQTGRTHQIRVHFSWLRHPIVGDRLYGKGSGRFIQGRPIHRQMLHAWVLGLLHPISQEFLEFSSPPPPDMVEVLEFLKGKGL
- a CDS encoding tetratricopeptide repeat protein, whose translation is MPKHRKVQSPVAREAERFMNKAMGALLDEGNWLKSVQYLQQAMVIDPSYLPPYYELTDIYLQIGHVEAAIGVVQKALKMDAHDYQNNFNLANIYLVQGKVDEALAIYRKLERVFKDSSPDLLFNVATAYHTKGQRQLALRYVQRVLGEDPSYLEGFELKGKILFEQGNFPGAKAALRKVLELERNHVSANHLLGVIYSRESRWRAAIKVWRKAVTFSPNNDETLRELGWAYKMVGDEEHALAMLKKALELNPENLQARIDLGVIYLGQFRIEDALAQWEVVRQSDPDNKFIRTFLSQVERSSKKRKDRDKNIHHILSSLLPSHFH
- the lspA gene encoding signal peptidase II, which produces MKRKYHTLTIVMGGIIILDQFTKILIQRTMELHQSHVIIKGFFNLTHIHNPGAAFGLFADHESSLRTLFLTIVGILAVILLGLFFRKSPDKAWGTHLAFSLILGGALGNLIDRIWLGAVVDFLDFYIGRYHWPAFNVADSSISVGLALLVILFLKGKGKADRDFLFQESG
- the ileS gene encoding isoleucine--tRNA ligase → MDYKETLNLPKTSFPMKASLPQREPQILQWWEKINLNFLLKAEQTGRIPFILHDGPPYANGRIHMGHALNKILKDIVVKSKTMEGKASPFVPGWDCHGLPIEFQVLKSLGQKKKEMGKLNIRQACREYAEKFVNLQKEEFKRLGVFGQWEDPYLTMAPSYEASIVREFGKVVAAGGVYKGKKPVLWCPFDETALAEAEVEYQEHHSPSIFVKFPVKFSNEKFSINGQGGTHVAIWTTTPWTLVGNMAITLHPRFQYQMVQTPVGEILLAQDLIESCMEAFQFKKNDFRIKEGIWAGSELEGVICRHPWLDRDVPLVMGEHVTLEQGTGCVHTAPGHGQEDYEVGLRYALEVFTPVNHRGEFLPEAGIFAGKKVFKANPEIIDHLKDLGMLIKEEAISHSYPHCWRCKNPVIFRATEQWFISMSVNDLRKRALEEIDRVQWVPKWGKDRIFGMIENRPDWCISRQRVWGVPIVAFTCLGCEKALVSPEVINYVADQMEHEGGSDIWFSKKDEDLLPKGTSCPHCKCTRFKKENDILDVWFESGVSHAAVLKRRDDLKWPADLYLEGSDQHRGWFHSALLSSLQTDQRAPYQAVLTHGFVVDGSGKKMSKSAGNVVAPQEVIDRYGAEILRLWVASTDFREDVRVSSEILLQLAETYRKIRNTCRFLLGNLYDFDPEKDRVRPDALFEIDHWALERLDQLVKKVRRGYSDYEFHIVIHALNYFCAVDLSSVYLDVLKDRLYVTQPKSIERRAAQQVLYDILVALTKLMAPVLSFTADEIWKSLNDEKGKISVFLTLFPEPDMGTGDSHLCERWEKLLQIRDDVSKALEKARQKKEIGHPLEASVDLFAEEELLEFLRKYEKEMPSLFIVSTVNIFPISKGFPENSISTTHEEEVPPPFPGETMKGLAVRVKRSVYLKCERCWMYLPSVGVEKKHPTLCSRCASVLSKGFEV